One Microlunatus soli genomic window carries:
- a CDS encoding branched-chain amino acid aminotransferase: protein MSRQFDVRPNTRPRSDADRAAILADPGFGQYFSDHMATATWTKDAGWHDREVGPYRPFELDPAAAVLHYAQEIFEGLKAYRHADNSIWLFRPEKNAERMARSARRLALPELSTEDFLDSIETLVRTDHAWVPSGGEGNFYIRPFMFASETFLGVRPSQTVTYCCIAGPAGSYFANGVQPVDIWLSTNYVRSAPGGTGAAKTGGNYAASLVAQQEAYDHGCEQVLFTDGAERKWVEELGGMNIYFVTTDGELITPSLEGTILEGVTRDSVLTLAADRGLKPVERRISIDEVFDGIGDKSITEIFACGTAAVINPVGSLRTADAVHTVADGHPGEHTEGLRQALLDIQYGRAEDSRGWLRKVC from the coding sequence ATGAGCAGGCAGTTCGACGTTCGCCCCAACACCCGGCCGAGGAGCGACGCCGACCGGGCCGCCATCCTGGCTGACCCCGGATTCGGGCAGTATTTCAGCGATCACATGGCCACCGCGACCTGGACCAAGGACGCCGGCTGGCACGACCGTGAGGTGGGTCCGTACAGGCCGTTCGAACTCGACCCGGCGGCAGCCGTGCTGCACTACGCGCAGGAGATCTTCGAAGGGCTGAAGGCCTACCGGCACGCCGACAACTCGATCTGGCTGTTCCGGCCGGAGAAGAACGCCGAGCGGATGGCACGATCGGCGCGCCGGCTCGCGCTGCCGGAACTGTCGACCGAGGACTTCCTGGACAGCATCGAGACGCTGGTGCGAACCGATCATGCCTGGGTTCCCAGTGGCGGCGAGGGCAACTTCTACATCCGGCCGTTCATGTTCGCGTCCGAGACGTTCCTGGGAGTCCGACCGTCGCAGACCGTGACCTATTGCTGCATCGCCGGGCCGGCCGGTTCCTATTTCGCCAACGGTGTGCAGCCGGTCGACATCTGGTTGTCCACCAACTACGTCCGATCTGCACCGGGCGGTACCGGTGCAGCGAAGACCGGTGGCAATTACGCGGCCAGCCTGGTCGCGCAGCAGGAGGCCTACGACCACGGTTGTGAGCAGGTGTTGTTCACCGACGGTGCGGAGCGTAAATGGGTCGAGGAACTCGGCGGCATGAACATCTACTTCGTCACGACCGATGGCGAGTTGATCACACCGTCGCTGGAGGGCACGATCCTCGAGGGCGTCACCCGGGACTCGGTGCTGACCCTGGCGGCCGATCGCGGACTGAAACCGGTAGAACGACGGATCAGCATCGATGAGGTCTTCGACGGTATCGGCGACAAGTCGATCACCGAGATCTTCGCCTGCGGCACCGCTGCCGTGATCAATCCGGTCGGGTCGTTGCGGACGGCCGATGCGGTCCACACGGTCGCCGACGGTCACCCGGGCGAGCACACCGAAGGACTGCGCCAGGCGTTGCTGGACATCCAGTACGGCCGTGCCGAGGACAGTCGCGGCTGGCTCCGCAAGGTTTGCTGA
- a CDS encoding LLM class flavin-dependent oxidoreductase: MTSRQLHLNAFLMSAGHHEAAWRLPESDPTGSTAVEHFVALAQLAERGTFDSLFLADSPVSRGVARRPSSVLEPTVLLTALAAATSRIGLIATASTSYNEPYNLARRFASLDHVSHGRAGWNIVTTAGPEAARNFNLDDQADHASRYRRAAEFVDVAVALWDSWADDAVLADQQAGIWADPERVRPIGHRGEFFSVEGALNVSRPPQGHPLLVQAGSSEDGKAFAARYAEAVFTAQQTVEDARAFYVDLKTRTAALGRDPETIKILPGIVPIVGSTEAEAAERSRLFDEHVDPEYGRAQLARTLRVPLDHLPLDAQLPADLPAEDEIEGAKSRYTLIVELARSERLTVRELILRLGGGRGHRTFHGTPEQVADTIEDWFSTGAADGFNIMPPALPGDLVSFVDQVIPILRDRGLFRREYTGATLRDHYGLQRPAGRSGEVAAIA, from the coding sequence ATGACCTCACGACAGCTCCATCTCAACGCGTTCCTGATGAGCGCGGGACATCACGAAGCGGCCTGGCGGCTGCCCGAATCCGATCCGACCGGCAGCACGGCGGTCGAGCACTTCGTCGCGCTGGCCCAGCTGGCCGAACGAGGCACCTTCGACTCGCTCTTCCTGGCCGACTCACCGGTGTCCCGCGGCGTTGCGCGGCGCCCGTCGAGCGTGCTCGAACCCACCGTGCTGCTGACCGCCCTGGCCGCGGCCACCAGCAGGATCGGGCTGATCGCAACCGCATCGACCAGCTACAACGAGCCGTACAACCTGGCCCGCCGGTTCGCCTCGCTCGACCATGTCAGTCACGGCCGGGCCGGGTGGAACATCGTCACGACTGCGGGACCGGAGGCCGCTCGGAACTTCAACCTCGATGATCAAGCCGATCATGCCTCCCGCTATCGGCGGGCCGCCGAGTTCGTCGACGTCGCCGTGGCCCTGTGGGACAGCTGGGCCGACGATGCCGTGCTGGCCGACCAGCAGGCCGGCATCTGGGCCGACCCGGAGCGGGTCCGGCCGATCGGCCATCGCGGTGAGTTCTTCTCGGTCGAGGGCGCGTTGAACGTGTCCCGTCCGCCGCAGGGTCATCCGCTCCTGGTCCAGGCGGGATCGTCGGAGGACGGCAAGGCCTTCGCGGCGCGTTACGCCGAGGCGGTGTTCACAGCCCAGCAGACCGTCGAGGATGCCCGGGCCTTCTACGTCGACCTGAAGACCCGGACCGCCGCGCTGGGACGGGATCCGGAGACGATCAAGATCCTGCCCGGCATCGTTCCGATCGTCGGATCGACCGAGGCCGAGGCAGCCGAACGCAGCCGGCTCTTCGACGAACACGTCGATCCCGAGTACGGCCGGGCGCAACTGGCGCGGACGCTACGGGTGCCGCTCGATCATCTCCCGTTGGACGCACAGCTGCCGGCCGATCTTCCTGCCGAGGACGAGATCGAGGGTGCCAAGAGCCGCTATACGTTGATCGTCGAACTGGCCCGCAGTGAACGTCTGACCGTCCGTGAGTTGATCTTGAGGCTGGGTGGCGGTCGAGGTCATCGGACCTTCCACGGCACGCCGGAGCAGGTGGCCGACACCATCGAGGACTGGTTCAGCACCGGGGCTGCCGACGGTTTCAACATCATGCCGCCGGCGCTGCCCGGTGATCTGGTCAGCTTCGTCGATCAAGTGATCCCGATCCTGCGCGATCGCGGGCTGTTCCGTCGTGAGTACACCGGCGCCACGTTGCGTGATCACTACGGGCTGCAACGACCGGCCGGACGGTCCGGGGAGGTTGCCGCGATCGCGTGA
- a CDS encoding GNAT family N-acetyltransferase: MDLNEVWPPYLLRISSGDLELRLIRDDDLPALVELALGGIHDPDLMPFAFPWTDVPPAELPANFARHHWSVRAVFGPERFSLDFAVRVGGELVGTQGLTTHDFAVTRTGETGSWLARRHHGRGIGTRMRQAICAFAFDELGATEITSGAFVDNPASLGVSRKVGYRPNGIDRKVRRGALAEHQNLVLRPEDLVRGAPVEVVGAAELRRFLKLDAES, from the coding sequence ATGGACCTGAACGAGGTGTGGCCGCCGTACCTGTTGCGGATCAGCAGTGGCGATCTGGAGCTGCGGCTGATCCGCGACGACGATCTGCCTGCGTTGGTCGAGCTCGCCCTCGGCGGCATCCACGATCCCGACCTGATGCCGTTCGCGTTCCCGTGGACCGATGTACCACCGGCCGAACTGCCGGCCAACTTCGCCCGTCACCACTGGTCGGTGCGTGCGGTGTTCGGCCCTGAGCGCTTCAGCCTCGACTTCGCCGTGCGGGTCGGTGGCGAGTTGGTCGGCACGCAGGGGCTCACCACGCACGACTTCGCGGTGACCCGGACCGGGGAAACGGGATCCTGGCTCGCTCGTCGGCACCACGGGCGCGGGATCGGCACTCGGATGCGGCAGGCGATCTGCGCGTTCGCCTTCGACGAGTTGGGCGCAACCGAGATCACCTCCGGCGCCTTCGTGGACAACCCGGCGTCCCTGGGGGTCAGCCGCAAGGTCGGCTATCGCCCCAACGGCATCGACCGCAAGGTCCGGCGCGGCGCCCTGGCCGAGCATCAGAACCTCGTGCTGCGCCCCGAGGACCTGGTCCGCGGCGCCCCGGTCGAGGTCGTCGGCGCGGCTGAGCTACGCAGATTTCTCAAGCTGGACGCCGAAAGCTGA
- a CDS encoding ABC transporter substrate-binding protein translates to MSSRRHFLAAGGGLAALGLLGSGCAATAGSAAPGAKTLVDPPWALPSEVPDGTTLAIGDPATQVALKLSGQIDKLPFTVKWANLSGGPETSEAFRAKALDVGSVADIPGINAHWNNLETKFVAAKYRKDPVGHPVYQLGIAPGVKVRQLTDLRGKKIAFSPTQAQGALIIRVLAKAGLDRKDVTLVEIPSTDDVYPNALGSHQVDVAPIGGTAVKRYLGQYGKDGGTTVKHGLRDDPGHLYVRAELLQDKAKAAAIAEYVRHWAVAQQWIIDHPKEWVAGYYVDDQRLSAADGQYLIKAAGDFDIPSDWTSAIDRTQETIDLLADFTGRDSYDANLLFDKRFASVGADALQNGVRS, encoded by the coding sequence ATGAGCAGTCGGCGACACTTCCTGGCTGCCGGTGGCGGGCTGGCAGCCCTCGGACTGCTGGGCAGCGGCTGCGCGGCGACCGCCGGATCGGCGGCGCCCGGTGCGAAAACCCTCGTGGATCCTCCATGGGCGCTGCCATCAGAGGTCCCGGACGGGACGACCTTGGCCATCGGCGATCCCGCCACCCAGGTCGCCCTGAAGTTGTCAGGCCAGATCGACAAGCTCCCCTTCACCGTGAAGTGGGCCAACCTTTCCGGCGGCCCGGAGACCAGCGAGGCGTTCCGCGCCAAGGCGCTCGACGTCGGCTCGGTGGCCGACATCCCGGGCATCAACGCCCATTGGAACAACCTGGAGACCAAGTTCGTCGCCGCGAAGTACCGCAAGGACCCGGTCGGTCATCCGGTCTATCAGCTCGGCATCGCACCGGGGGTGAAGGTCAGACAGCTGACCGACCTCCGCGGCAAGAAGATCGCCTTCTCCCCCACTCAAGCCCAAGGCGCCTTGATCATCCGTGTGCTGGCCAAGGCAGGACTGGACCGCAAGGACGTCACCCTGGTGGAGATCCCCAGCACCGACGACGTCTATCCCAACGCCCTCGGCTCACATCAGGTCGACGTCGCACCGATCGGCGGCACCGCGGTCAAGCGCTATCTCGGCCAGTACGGCAAGGACGGTGGCACGACCGTCAAACACGGTCTCCGCGACGATCCCGGTCACCTGTACGTCCGTGCCGAACTCCTGCAGGACAAGGCAAAGGCGGCCGCGATCGCAGAGTATGTCCGGCATTGGGCCGTCGCCCAGCAGTGGATCATCGATCACCCGAAGGAGTGGGTCGCCGGCTACTACGTCGACGACCAGCGGCTATCGGCAGCCGACGGCCAGTATCTGATCAAGGCCGCCGGCGACTTCGACATCCCGTCGGACTGGACCTCGGCGATCGACCGCACCCAGGAGACGATCGATCTGCTGGCCGACTTCACCGGTCGCGACTCCTATGATGCGAATCTGCTGTTCGACAAGCGATTCGCCTCGGTCGGTGCGGATGCACTGCAGAACGGAGTTCGATCATGA
- the cimA gene encoding citramalate synthase, with protein sequence MSTQPSAPFDKPAEFHVYDTTLRDGAQQEGLRLSVQDKLQIAGYLDELGVDYIEGGWPGANPNDTAFFAAATSGELVLKNATLTAFGFTRRVGGKAADDPLTAALRDSGAGVACVVAKSHDQHVLRALRTTLQENLAMVTDTVAHLVAEGQRVFLDCEHFFDGFRENKAYATEVVRAATEAGAEVAVLCDTNGGMLPPWVGDIVAEVAETTGAKVGIHAHNDSGCAVANTMAAVDAGAMHVQGTINGYGERTGNADLLPVVANLELKYGWQLLPAGSLAEATRLSHAIAEVTNVPPSNRQPYVGLSSFAHKAGLHASAIKVDPNLYQHVDPALVGNDMRMLVSDMAGRANIQIKGEELGFDLSDRDLAAKITDKVKEREAAGYTYEGADASFELMLRAELDQLPEFFVARSWRVFTQSIHGHADDRHEVDTEATMRLEAGGSTIRVVGEGNGPVNALDHALRQALLPSYPAVERFELSDYRVRILDQGHGTDATIRVLIQTTDGLRSWTTVGVGQNVIEASWEALAEAYSYGLLHA encoded by the coding sequence ATGTCAACACAGCCCTCGGCGCCGTTCGACAAGCCCGCCGAGTTCCATGTCTACGACACGACGCTGCGGGACGGCGCGCAGCAGGAAGGCCTGCGGCTGTCGGTCCAGGACAAGCTGCAGATCGCCGGCTACCTGGACGAGCTGGGAGTGGACTACATCGAGGGCGGCTGGCCGGGCGCCAACCCCAACGACACCGCCTTCTTCGCCGCCGCGACGTCGGGGGAGTTGGTGCTGAAGAACGCCACCCTGACCGCCTTCGGATTCACCCGCCGGGTCGGTGGCAAGGCTGCCGACGATCCGTTGACGGCGGCACTGCGGGACTCCGGTGCCGGCGTCGCCTGCGTGGTGGCCAAGAGCCATGATCAACACGTCCTGCGTGCCCTGCGGACCACGTTGCAGGAGAACCTGGCGATGGTCACCGACACCGTCGCCCACCTGGTGGCGGAGGGCCAACGGGTCTTCCTGGACTGCGAGCACTTCTTCGACGGCTTCCGGGAGAACAAGGCCTACGCCACCGAGGTCGTCCGGGCCGCTACCGAGGCCGGCGCAGAGGTCGCCGTACTGTGCGACACCAACGGCGGAATGCTGCCGCCCTGGGTCGGCGACATCGTCGCCGAGGTCGCCGAGACCACCGGTGCCAAGGTCGGCATCCACGCCCACAACGACTCCGGCTGTGCGGTCGCCAACACGATGGCGGCCGTGGATGCCGGGGCGATGCACGTCCAGGGCACCATCAACGGGTACGGCGAACGCACCGGCAATGCCGACCTGCTTCCGGTGGTGGCCAATCTCGAACTCAAGTACGGCTGGCAGTTGCTGCCGGCCGGATCGCTGGCAGAGGCGACGCGACTATCCCATGCGATCGCCGAAGTGACGAACGTTCCACCGAGCAATCGTCAGCCCTATGTTGGCCTGTCATCCTTCGCCCACAAGGCGGGTTTGCATGCCAGCGCGATCAAGGTCGATCCGAACCTCTACCAACACGTCGATCCGGCGTTGGTCGGCAACGACATGCGGATGCTGGTGTCCGACATGGCGGGCCGGGCCAACATCCAGATCAAGGGCGAGGAACTCGGGTTCGACCTCTCCGACCGGGACCTGGCGGCGAAGATCACCGACAAGGTCAAGGAACGCGAGGCAGCCGGCTACACCTACGAGGGTGCCGATGCCAGCTTCGAGCTGATGCTGCGCGCCGAGCTTGATCAACTGCCGGAGTTCTTCGTTGCCCGGTCCTGGCGGGTCTTCACCCAGTCCATCCACGGCCACGCCGACGATCGCCACGAGGTGGACACCGAGGCGACCATGCGGCTGGAGGCCGGCGGCAGCACGATCCGTGTCGTCGGTGAGGGCAACGGTCCGGTGAACGCTCTTGATCATGCTCTCCGGCAGGCGCTGTTGCCGTCCTACCCTGCGGTGGAACGCTTCGAGCTCAGCGACTACCGGGTCCGGATCCTCGATCAAGGACATGGCACCGACGCCACCATCCGGGTGCTGATCCAGACCACCGACGGGTTGCGCAGCTGGACCACTGTCGGTGTCGGACAGAACGTGATCGAGGCTTCCTGGGAAGCGCTGGCCGAGGCGTACAGCTACGGCCTGCTGCACGCCTGA
- a CDS encoding glycogen debranching N-terminal domain-containing protein: MTPEATELQPLLHDSEILLKAPSQLWTAAGGDLGDKPIHGFYHGDTRFVRAWELRIDDAVPEPIATAPIDASRARYVSLARTVGVGDAPVRVERERTVSDGGIDEQITVINPTAESLSAAVTVRIVGDHTPMQLIRGGRAGNSIPEADGQAASMIITADGAHRSEDGLEVTLTWSVQVPADGRSDLQWSLRVQDSAAVVAGATGAPQWDSLQAVTPDSRLRRWIETALDDLAALRMTTVRTPNEPFLAAGAPWFFTLFGRDSIWAARLILSTGTEIAASTLRVLASLQGTSDVADTAEQPGKIMHELRPDILEAADGLALPPLYYGTVDATALWVILLSEAWQAGMPEDQVRALLPNLEAALQWIDEYSDADGDGFAEYIDRTGHGLANQGWKDSGDSIRWHDGRLADGPIALCEVQGYAYQAAIAGAELLDHFGTDGSGWRDWAAELKQRFADAFWIDDPAGGYPAIALDADKRRVDSVTSNMGHLLGTGILQPGQAELIARRLVSTELNSGYGLRTMSTADAGYWPLSYHCGSVWAHDTAIAINGLVAEGLVAEARVLGEGLLRAADGFGYRMPELHSGDPASQISRPVPSPAACRPQAWSAAAAVAVASAFGVQLEKSA; encoded by the coding sequence ATGACGCCCGAAGCAACCGAGCTGCAACCGCTGCTGCACGACAGCGAGATCCTGCTGAAGGCACCGAGTCAGCTCTGGACGGCGGCAGGGGGCGACCTCGGCGACAAGCCGATCCACGGCTTCTACCACGGTGACACCAGGTTCGTACGGGCCTGGGAGCTGCGGATCGACGACGCGGTACCCGAGCCGATCGCCACCGCGCCGATCGACGCCTCCCGCGCTCGCTACGTGTCTTTGGCCCGCACCGTCGGCGTCGGAGATGCGCCGGTGCGTGTCGAACGGGAGCGGACCGTCAGCGACGGTGGGATCGACGAGCAGATCACGGTGATCAACCCGACCGCGGAGTCATTGTCGGCCGCCGTCACGGTCCGGATCGTCGGCGACCACACACCGATGCAACTGATCAGAGGCGGCAGGGCGGGCAACTCGATCCCTGAAGCCGACGGTCAGGCTGCCTCGATGATCATCACCGCGGACGGCGCACATCGATCCGAGGACGGGCTCGAGGTGACCCTCACCTGGTCGGTGCAGGTCCCGGCCGACGGCCGGAGCGACCTGCAGTGGTCGCTGCGGGTGCAGGATTCCGCGGCGGTCGTCGCAGGGGCGACCGGTGCGCCGCAATGGGACAGCCTGCAGGCGGTGACGCCCGACAGCCGGCTCCGACGCTGGATCGAAACGGCACTGGATGATCTTGCCGCATTGCGGATGACGACGGTCAGGACGCCGAACGAGCCGTTCCTCGCGGCCGGCGCGCCGTGGTTCTTCACCCTCTTCGGCCGCGACTCGATCTGGGCTGCACGGTTGATCTTGTCCACCGGCACCGAGATCGCTGCTTCCACGCTGAGGGTCCTGGCGAGCCTGCAGGGCACGTCCGACGTCGCCGACACAGCCGAGCAACCGGGCAAGATCATGCACGAGCTACGTCCCGACATCCTGGAGGCGGCCGACGGGCTCGCCCTGCCGCCGCTCTACTACGGAACGGTCGACGCCACCGCACTCTGGGTCATCCTGCTGTCCGAGGCGTGGCAGGCAGGAATGCCGGAGGACCAGGTCCGCGCGCTGTTGCCCAACCTGGAAGCCGCCCTGCAGTGGATCGACGAGTACAGCGACGCCGACGGTGACGGCTTTGCCGAATACATCGACCGGACCGGGCACGGACTGGCCAACCAGGGATGGAAGGATTCCGGCGATTCGATCCGCTGGCACGACGGCCGGCTGGCCGACGGGCCGATCGCGCTGTGCGAGGTGCAGGGGTATGCCTACCAGGCCGCGATCGCCGGAGCGGAGCTGCTGGATCACTTCGGAACCGACGGATCCGGGTGGCGCGACTGGGCGGCGGAGCTCAAACAACGCTTCGCCGACGCCTTCTGGATCGACGATCCGGCCGGCGGCTACCCGGCGATCGCGCTGGATGCCGACAAGCGTCGTGTCGACAGCGTCACCAGCAACATGGGGCACCTGCTGGGTACCGGCATCCTGCAACCGGGGCAGGCAGAGCTGATCGCCCGTCGGCTGGTGTCGACCGAACTCAACTCCGGCTACGGTCTGCGCACCATGAGCACGGCCGACGCCGGCTACTGGCCGCTCAGCTACCACTGTGGCTCGGTGTGGGCCCACGACACCGCGATCGCCATCAACGGTCTGGTGGCAGAGGGGCTGGTTGCCGAGGCGAGGGTGCTCGGTGAAGGACTGTTGCGCGCTGCCGACGGTTTCGGCTACCGGATGCCGGAGTTGCATTCCGGCGACCCGGCATCGCAGATCAGCAGGCCGGTGCCGTCCCCGGCAGCGTGCCGGCCGCAGGCCTGGTCGGCAGCGGCCGCCGTCGCCGTCGCCTCAGCTTTCGGCGTCCAGCTTGAGAAATCTGCGTAG
- a CDS encoding flavin reductase family protein, whose amino-acid sequence MTSSVQAAAPPSALHDHLPATDAPGVVAGAVTADSYRSAFRRHPGGVAVITLNHDGRPRGLTVSSFHSLSLDPPLVAFNIARTSSVWPSLAEVDRHVVNLLGLGQIADARRFATSGIDRFAAPTRWSALADGQPVLEAAAGWLHCTVQQRIAAGDHWLVISSVDQIHGGAEEEPLVFHDGDFHTTSRILRAR is encoded by the coding sequence ATGACTTCGAGTGTCCAGGCCGCCGCCCCGCCGTCGGCCCTCCATGATCATCTTCCGGCAACTGACGCGCCCGGCGTCGTTGCCGGGGCAGTCACCGCGGACTCCTACCGGTCGGCGTTTCGTCGTCATCCCGGTGGAGTCGCTGTGATCACCCTCAACCACGACGGCCGACCCCGCGGGCTGACCGTCTCGTCCTTCCATTCACTGTCCCTGGATCCCCCGCTGGTCGCGTTCAACATCGCTCGGACGTCCTCGGTCTGGCCGTCCTTGGCCGAGGTCGACCGGCATGTCGTCAATCTGCTGGGTCTGGGGCAGATCGCTGACGCCCGCCGATTCGCCACCTCGGGGATCGACCGGTTCGCCGCCCCGACCCGGTGGAGTGCGCTCGCCGACGGCCAGCCGGTGTTGGAGGCCGCCGCGGGATGGCTGCACTGCACCGTCCAGCAGCGGATCGCTGCCGGCGACCACTGGCTGGTCATCAGCAGTGTCGACCAGATCCACGGCGGCGCGGAGGAGGAACCGCTGGTCTTCCACGACGGCGACTTCCACACCACCTCGCGCATCCTGCGGGCCCGGTGA
- a CDS encoding NUDIX domain-containing protein — MIKELVAGVVATTWKRLHGPAQWRILWLKHATFMIGVTGVVLDDHDRVLLLKHRFWKDCPWGTPSGYIERGETIEAGFAREVAEETGLTVGQVAIHKINSGFRLRMEVSVIGRLIGAAEPQVDGVEVTEARFFRRDELPDGLRASQREVILAAGATS; from the coding sequence GTGATCAAGGAGCTGGTCGCCGGCGTCGTGGCCACCACCTGGAAGCGGCTGCACGGCCCTGCCCAATGGCGGATCCTGTGGCTCAAGCACGCCACCTTCATGATCGGCGTCACCGGGGTCGTCCTCGATGATCATGATCGGGTGTTGTTGCTGAAACACCGCTTCTGGAAAGACTGCCCGTGGGGTACGCCGTCCGGCTACATCGAACGCGGCGAGACGATCGAGGCGGGTTTCGCCCGGGAGGTCGCCGAGGAGACCGGTCTCACGGTCGGCCAGGTCGCGATCCACAAGATCAACTCCGGTTTCCGGTTGCGGATGGAGGTCAGTGTGATCGGTCGGCTGATCGGGGCCGCGGAGCCCCAGGTCGATGGTGTCGAAGTGACCGAGGCGAGATTCTTCCGCCGCGACGAGCTGCCGGACGGCTTGCGAGCCAGCCAGCGCGAGGTCATTCTGGCTGCCGGCGCTACCTCGTGA
- a CDS encoding ABC transporter ATP-binding protein — translation MATHTGRLTAEATARTSVSVHQLNRSFGDHQVLNGLDLTIHADEFVAILGRSGSGKSTLLRAIAGLDHDVTGSGAIDTPDSVSVVFQDARLLPWARVLDNVILGLGGPDTTTRGIEALAEVGLAGRERAWPTELSGGEQQRVALARSLVRAPELLLADEPFGALDALTRIRMHDLLRTLCVRHRPAVLLVTHDVDEAIDLADRVVVLDQGRLAADITVRLGADRDHADPEFGRLRAELLGHLGVRIEHAA, via the coding sequence ATGGCGACGCACACTGGCCGACTGACCGCCGAAGCGACCGCCAGGACCTCGGTCTCGGTACACCAGCTGAACCGCAGTTTCGGTGATCATCAGGTGCTGAACGGTCTGGATCTGACCATCCACGCCGACGAGTTCGTCGCCATCCTCGGCCGCAGCGGCTCGGGCAAGAGCACCCTGCTCCGCGCCATCGCCGGCCTTGATCACGACGTCACCGGCTCAGGAGCGATCGACACACCGGACAGCGTCTCGGTGGTTTTCCAGGACGCTCGACTGCTGCCGTGGGCACGGGTGCTGGACAACGTCATCCTCGGATTGGGCGGCCCGGACACCACGACCAGGGGCATCGAGGCCCTCGCCGAGGTCGGCTTGGCCGGTCGCGAACGAGCCTGGCCGACCGAACTGTCCGGCGGCGAACAGCAACGGGTGGCGCTGGCCAGGTCCTTGGTACGGGCACCGGAGTTGTTGTTGGCCGACGAGCCGTTCGGCGCGCTGGACGCGCTGACCCGGATCCGGATGCATGACCTGTTGCGGACGCTCTGCGTCCGGCACCGGCCGGCCGTCCTGTTGGTCACCCACGATGTCGACGAAGCGATCGACCTGGCCGATCGGGTCGTGGTCCTCGACCAGGGCCGGCTGGCCGCCGACATCACCGTACGGCTGGGTGCCGATCGTGATCATGCCGATCCCGAGTTCGGCCGACTGCGGGCCGAGCTGCTCGGCCACCTCGGCGTCCGGATCGAGCACGCGGCCTGA
- a CDS encoding ABC transporter permease, translating into MVGTGIELVQRGTLQTDLSVSLMRAAVGLALGIVAGVALALFSGLTRIGEVIIDGPIQVKRAIPSLALIPLLILWFGIGEWMKIITIGLGVLIPIYLHTHNGLRSIDSRYVELAETLGLRRADFVRRVILPGALPGFLLGLRFAVTGSWMSLVVVEQVNATSGIGYMMTLARGYGQLDVIFVGLLIYAIFGLLSDTVVRSVSRKVLSWRRTLAD; encoded by the coding sequence GTGGTCGGTACCGGCATCGAACTGGTCCAGCGCGGCACCCTGCAGACCGATCTGAGCGTGTCGCTGATGCGAGCCGCCGTCGGGCTGGCATTGGGCATCGTCGCCGGTGTCGCGTTGGCGCTGTTCTCCGGTCTGACCAGGATCGGCGAGGTGATCATCGACGGGCCGATCCAAGTCAAGCGTGCGATCCCTTCGCTGGCCCTGATCCCGTTGTTGATCCTCTGGTTCGGGATCGGCGAATGGATGAAGATCATCACCATCGGTCTCGGTGTGTTGATTCCGATCTATCTGCACACCCACAACGGGCTGCGGTCGATCGACAGTCGTTACGTCGAGCTGGCCGAGACGCTCGGCCTTCGCCGGGCGGACTTCGTCCGCCGGGTGATCCTCCCCGGGGCGTTGCCGGGCTTCCTGCTCGGTCTGCGGTTCGCCGTCACCGGGTCCTGGATGTCGCTGGTGGTGGTCGAACAGGTGAACGCCACCAGCGGGATCGGCTACATGATGACCTTGGCTCGCGGCTACGGACAACTCGACGTGATCTTCGTCGGGCTGCTGATCTACGCGATCTTCGGGCTGCTGTCAGACACCGTGGTCCGCTCCGTCTCCCGAAAGGTGCTGTCATGGCGACGCACACTGGCCGACTGA